One window of the Triticum dicoccoides isolate Atlit2015 ecotype Zavitan chromosome 3B, WEW_v2.0, whole genome shotgun sequence genome contains the following:
- the LOC119278279 gene encoding uncharacterized protein LOC119278279 — translation MVAAPAGPGGGGAPLSPCAGFVADSLILPTRNARLFAPVFALVLAHTFVFLAVAVHFAHEYALSGPTIWLHPAALLVLHLAYLASKLATQAAVALAGCATLCGDRPRSLAELVRGTPRPRALFAGAALVAVAELACTAVPAYYLDSWYRYSWSHSDTGGVESFVQGVLLFVFLATLLFRLCLAAVFPVAVAASATAATEEAGDGGGGASAAAHLQRAWRLMTAAASWKEAAVQVVVVSVVLPLATYPVYAFALDCGQGGCVLLLGWMYGFLLPSAGVQLYSTVAATVFYHRCMEQQRHELAIPLTMKVMKLGGTPLNSLKLIKGGIA, via the coding sequence ATGGTCGCCGCACCGGCAGGCCCGGGAGGTGGAGGTGCGCCCCTCTCTCCGTGCGCCGGCTTCGTCGCGGACTCTTTGATCCTCCCCACCCGGAACGCCAGGCTCTTCGCGCCGGTCTTCGCGCTCGTGCTCGCCCACACTTTCGTCTTCCTCGCCGTCGCCGTCCACTTCGCCCACGAGTACGCCCTGTCGGGCCCCACGATCTGGCTGCACCCAGCGGCGCTGCTCGTCCTCCACCTAGCCTACCTCGCCAGCAAGCTCGCCACGCAGGCCGCCGTCGCGCTCGCCGGCTGTGCCACGCTCTGCGGCGACCGGCCGCGCTCGCTCGCCGAGCTCGTGCGCGGCACCCCCCGGCCCCGTGCCCTCTTCGCCGGCGCCGCGCTGGTCGCCGTCGCGGAGCTCGCGTGCACGGCCGTCCCGGCGTATTATCTGGACTCTTGGTACAGGTACAGCTGGAGCCACTCCGACACCGGCGGCGTGGAGTCGTTCGTGCAGGGCGTCCTGCTGTTCGTCTTCCTCGCCACGCTCCTCTTCCGCCTCTGCCTCGCCGCGGTCTTCCCGGTCGCGGTCGCCgcgtcggcgacggcggcgacagaGGAAGCCGGCGACGGTGGTGGCGGCGCGAGCGCGGCCGCTCATCTCCAGCGCGCGTGGCGGCTCATGACCGCGGCCGCGAGCTGGAAGGAGGCCGCCGTGCAGGTGGTCGTGGTGAGCGTCGTGCTGCCCCTGGCCACCTACCCGGTGTACGCGTTTGCTCTGGACTGCGGGCAGGGCGGGTGCGTGCTTTTGCTCGGCTGGATGTACGGGTTCCTTCTGCCGTCCGCCGGCGTGCAGCTCTACTCCACGGTGGCCGCCACGGTGTTCTACCACCGGTGCATGGAGCAGCAGCGTCATGAGCTTGCCATTCCACTGACGATGAAGGTCATGAAGCTAGGAGGTACCCCGCTAAATTCTCTGAAATTGATTAAGGGTGGGATCGCCTGA
- the LOC119279912 gene encoding uncharacterized protein LOC119279912 — protein sequence MAAAATLIPPTLLECDGYDGAVLIDLRCYIADRPNATTARGATSTGLPIQYLCLPCPGLDYNRRHEPRVVATEADLVLLRVHNNISALYRSCDSEGWITVPMSMSVDELVPLPVEVSEEDRPYHETAKTITMGGERGTVAWVDLWRGILVYDVLVEPPVIVHDIPLPVPARGNWDCLLNLAEPNYIRDVSISRHKDTIKYIEMEIWSPTKVYSKAPDSYLEWVRWKRSVTKVIPGGWKAKTWSMAISPATDGDGSFAEWQPDCQLSVKDVTMDAGSVPGHCDLLSKLSSSGSHTTPTLQKLQMAFPTISIDDDDIVYLASSTKHGIMEKMEFMIAIDVRNKTLRGVAQLDVKKRFVFFPNFYTSEICRYLSKNAGN from the exons atggccgccgccgccaccttgaTTCCGCCCACCCTTCTCGAGTGCGACGGCTACGACGGCGCTGTCCTCATCGACCTGCGGTGCTACATCGCCGACCGTCCCAACGCCACCACCGCCAGGGGCGCCACGAGCACCGGCCTGCCGATCCAG taccTGTGCCTCCCCTGCCCCGGCCTCGACTACAACCGCCGCCATGAGCCCAGGGTCGTCGCCACCGAAGCCGACCTCGTGCTCCTTCGCGTCCACAACAACATCAGCGCCCTGTACCGTTCCTGCGACTCCGAGGGGTGGATCACCGTGCCCATGTCCATGTCAGTGGACGAGCTCGTCCCGCTACCCGTCGAAGTGTCGGAAGAAGACAGGCCGTACCACGAGACGGCCAAGACGATCACGATGGGCGGCGAGCGCGGCACGGTCGCCTGGGTAGACCTCTGGCGTGGCATCCTCGTCTACGACGTGCTCGTGGAGCCGCCAGTGATAGTGCACGACATCCCGCTGCCGGTGCCGGCGAGGGGAAACTGGGACTGTCTCCTCAACTTAGCCGAGCCCAACTATATCCGGGACGTCTCCATCAGTCGGCACAAGGATACCATCAAGTACATCGAGATGGAGATCTGGTCACCGACGAAGGTGTACAGCAAGGCCCCTGATTCCTATCTGGAATGGGTGCGGTGGAAGCGGAGCGTCACCAAGGTCATCCCTGGTGGCTGGAAGGCCAAAACATGGAGCATGGCGATATCACCGGCGACGGATGGTGATGGTTCATTTGCAGAGTGGCAGCCTGACTGTCAACTTTCAGTCAAAGATGTCACCATGGACGCGGGCAGTGTCCCAGGTCATTGCGACCTGCTGTCTAAGCTGAGCAGCAGCGGCAGCCACACCACGCCAACGTTGCAAAAACTTCAGATGGCGTTCCCCACCATAAGCATAGACGACGACGATATTGTCTACTTGGCTTCTAGCACCAAACATGGGATCATGGAAAAGATGGAGTTCATGATTGCTATCGATGTGAGGAACAAAACCCTGCGAGGAGTAGCCCAACTTGATGTAAAGAAGCGCTTCGTTTTCTTTCCCAACTTCTACACCAGTGAGATCTGCAGATATCTGAGCAAGAATGCAGGTAATTAA